A stretch of Besnoitia besnoiti strain Bb-Ger1 chromosome Unknown contig00015, whole genome shotgun sequence DNA encodes these proteins:
- a CDS encoding uncharacterized protein (encoded by transcript BESB_027720) encodes MDIPSHAESVSSSLPSGTSAPVLRSSEYRNAATAELTETLADAETRRRVVCCLRRELEEADCFWAKLEDNASETCGDDIAESVVAAFKSIHTRRVSGMNLEQIDAVCRDVLALVAKRAARDEAP; translated from the exons ATGGACATCCCGAGTCACGCGGAAAGCGTTTCGTCCTCTTTGCCGTCTGGTACAAGTGCGCCCGTTCTCCGTTCGTCAGAATATCGGAAtgcggcgactgcggagcTGACTGAAACactcgcggacgcggagacacgGCGCAGAGTGGTGTGCTGCCTCCGACGCGAGCTGGAGGAAGCAGATTGCTTCTGGGCGAAGCTCGAGGACAACGCCAGCGAAACGTGTGGAGACGATATCGCCGAATC GGTCGTCGCGGCTTTTAAGAGCATTCACACGCGCAGAGTATCGGGCATGAATTTGGAGCAGATCGACGCAGTCTGCCGAGATGTGCTGGCGCTAGTCGCGAAGAGGGCCGCGAGGGATGAGGCCCCGTAG
- a CDS encoding putative multiprotein bridging factor type 1 family transcriptional co-activator (encoded by transcript BESB_027730): protein MSRPHQDWEPVSWNKSGQRQKGVTKDQEINQALRRGDGVETEKKFLGGQNKATKGGLCTNARKVEEDTGDYHVERVSADFSRALQQARQAKKMTQAQLAQAINEKPSVVNDYESGRAIPNGAVVQKLNRALGVSLPKAKEKRKPVA from the exons ATGTCGCGTCCGCACCAAGACTGGGAACCAGTCAGCTGGAACAAGAGCGGCCAGAGGCAGAAGGGCGTCACGAAGGACCAGGAAATCAACCAGGCCCTTCGAAGAGGTGATGGAgtagagacagagaagaagt TCCTCGGCGGTCAGAACAAGGCGACGAAGGGGGGTCTCTGCACCAA TGCGCGCAAGGTCGAGGAGGACACGGGGGACTACCACGTCGAGCGTGTTTCCGCCGATTTCTCTCGTGCGCTGCAGcaagcgcggcaggcgaagaaaaTGACTCAAGCGCAGCTAGCACAGGCCATCAACGAGAAGCCTTCCGTCGTCAACGATTACGAGAGCGGCAGA GCCATTCCCAACGGTGCTGTCGTACAGAAGCTGAATAGAGCACTGGGTGTCAGCCTGCCCAAGGcaaaggagaagagaaagcccGTGGCGTAG
- a CDS encoding ribosomal RNA large subunit methyltransferase J protein (encoded by transcript BESB_027760) — MTNPIPACSSSGLVVHATLPEIRLERFYCFRTSLQRLQYAGSQLPPSSSPCRNCEKKRVKCICESVATHVGRTSAFSLLEAENVRTRLDEVRQRLSSIEIADWKRHTTSTDLMKRVVPTIREKVKDSMGFAPELVINSWAKLYELLVQTPALPAVRASPADVSATQAGKTVKSVHLCECPGGFIAATNHFVKTKSKGSVGHAWRAVSLSPYHEGGNPSELLDDDVLFRQTEELWIKGFDETGDILKKKNIEYIWNHTSREPRTRENPQPFGLADLVTADGSFDVQHAPDLQEELTAPLVFAEVVCLLGLLNIKGTGIVKMYGLLSHQSISLLAILSMCFNHVVLAKPSMSRPGNSELYAVCLEFVGIRSSFLSVLSRLVDTAHDVLGKQGKALIPKEWIPEEFLRECFEAASFFASQQIQQIDRNLSLFHHLDKAALQACYQKQRERANDFIRRLHIEPINFADRIVKDVHFITSWAKNPFTNSTRRATRRRVQGTLEDRERFHELFEGLQDCRRRQWEAAAQGEAPADRHEEPERGAGSGRESTGRRIPLIKPGAAVEIVCRFVEARQRQAERDGVAPEEPASLAEFLEILPVLGQGGSLHDEQDAEEARGTPTAMQTPKRAPLWANLFGRQLKPRASASARPQAAERHGSDLLSFFADISGQGAANDKGTPSAAEGSDEEDEKEDPAEREQREEWVKELGEGLARKDYLRPRNVWITPAIAIRPYAVRLSRFADDQLMALLMEKRLRLPFIVPYLPADYLATEAGAASSVPSPLALPGSSTADLALALLQLVPRPRATLRSEPGKAAEPGKAAEPGRDQHLAPWREAVEQRYRAGYLELTLGRETAERNGSTTGAAANAGAERRPGVLGDLFQRAGVRVPGVQLDNGGRAGGEEAAARESQRAPDEESIHSASFLDDFRELAYGGEAARRSASDAPHADATDEDGAWRLNLLAECEKGTKSAQLLQRRRDGSPCACGLVYADVTGQARSSAPAAQLRFLLSSPSASASETSFFETPPDAVADSEFAELAEAEMVSKVLLVGALLEALNALEANGDLVLRLHSSYTRFTATLLLPLASAFSNASLFAPDSMPSWRNERLFLGHALRPAEAALARRLLAGVWDALVDLRQKQPSRRECARQGLEDASIWTLSQCLSAKLFTGPPAVYWLCRWNDAFLRRQIRDADRRLSLLTLAARELSLSPSPRESLAAEAATDDGAQPGKRQRGEEESRAKKMLKTAEEHDALRREEDVSSAETESLEIVEGGRAAPSTREAVAAALLLHERKEKREKIVVRFLEKLGVAELLLPEASPYRRFVARKAKTRAETEAQAEAEGPLSEKAPAAGGEKALPVSDAESGLTRRRADRDPAWGGLTFFSLEQICKSAVGFGIQPSDQEALWREEAS; from the exons ATGACGAACCCCATCCCGGCGTGCTCTTCGTCAGGCCTGGTTGTCCACGCAACTCTCCCAGAAATTCGCCTGGAGCGTTTTTATTGCTTCCGGACgagtctgcagcggctgcagtaTGCAGGCTCGCAGCTACCTCCCTCCTCATCGCCTTGCCGGAACtgcgagaagaaacgcgtgAAATGCATATGCGAAAGTGTCGCCACCCATGTGGGACG GActtccgcgttttctctccttgAAGCCGAGAATGTTCGTACGCGTCTCGACGAagtccgccagcgcctgaGTTCGATTGAAATCGCCGACTGGAAGCGCCACACAACCTCGACAGACTTGATGAAACGCGTCGTGCCTACCATTCGCGAGAAG GTCAAGGACAGCATGGGCTTTGCGCCGGAGCTCGTGATCAACTCGTGGGCGAAGCTGTATGAGCTCCTGgtgcagacgccggcgctgccggccgtgcgcgcctcgccggcggacgtcagcgcgacgcaggccggCAAAACCGTCAAAAGCGTGCATCTCTGCGAGTGTCCCGGCGGATTCATCGCAGCGACAAACCACTTTGTCAAGACGAAATCAA AAGGATCTGTCGGGCATGCATGGCGCGccgtttctctctcgccgtaCCACGAGGGCGGGAATCCGTCCGAActcctcgacgacgacgtgCTGTTCAGGCAGACCGAAGAGCTCTGGATTAAAGGCTTCGACGAAACCGGGGACAttctgaagaagaaaaacatcGAGTACATCTGGAATCACACCtcccgcgagccgcggacgcgcgaaaACCCACAGCCCTTCGGGCTG GCCGACTTGGTCACAGCCGACGGTTCCTTTGATGTGCAACACGCTCCCGATTTGCAAGAAGAACTGACTGCGCCGCTGGTGTTCGCGGAagtcgtctgtctcctcgggcTGCTCAACATCAAGGGCACTGGCATCGTCAAGATGTACGGGCTCCTCTCGCACCAGTCGATCTCCCTCTTAGCCATCCTCAGCATGTGCTTCAACCAC GTTGTTTTGGCAAAGCCGTCCATGAGTAGGCCAGGGAACTCCGAGCTGTACGCCGTTTGCTTGGAATTTGTTGGGATTCGatcttccttcctctccgttcTGTCGCGCCTGGTTGATACGGCGCACGACGTCTTGGGGAAACAGGGAAAAGCTTTGATTCCTAAAGAATGGATTCCTGAG GAGTTCCTCCGCGAATGCTTCGAGGCTGCGAGCTTCTTCGCGTCACAGCAGATCCAGCAGATCGACAGAAACCTCAG CCTTTTTCACCACCTTGACAAAGCGGCTCTGCAGGCTTGCTACCaaaaacagagagagagggcgaacGACTTTATTCGCAGACTCCACATCGA GCCAATAAATTTCGCCGATCGCATCGTCAAAGACGTCCACTTCATCACCTCGTGGGCGAAAAACCCCTTCACAAACTCAACGCGACGCGCCACCAG GCGCCGGGTTCAAGGCACTCTGGAGGACCGAGAGCGGTTTCACGAGCTTTTCGAGGGCCTCCAGgactgccgcagacgccagtgggaagccgcggcgcagggcgaggcccCCGCCGACCGGCACGAAgagccagagagaggcgccggaagCGGGCGAGAGAGCACAGGAAGAAGAATTCCTCTAATCAAGCcgggcgccgcagtcgagaTCGTCTGCCGCTtcgtggaggcgaggcaaCGACAGGCAGAACGAG ATGGCGTGGCTCCTGAGgagccggcgtcgctcgcggagtTCCTCGAAATTCTACCTGTCTTGG GGCAAGGCGGCTCTCTCCACGACGAgcaagacgcggaggaggcacgTGGAACTCCGACCGCGATG CAAACGCCaaagcgcgcgccgctgtggGCGAATCTTTTCGGGCGCCAGTTgaagccgcgggcgtcggcaagcgcgcggccgcaggcggcggagcgccaCGGGAGCGATTTGTTGTCCTTCTTCGCAGATATTTCGGGCcaaggcgccgcgaacgaCAAAGGGActccttccgcggcggagggcagcgacgaagaagacgagaaagaagacccCGCCGAGCGCGAACAGCGCGAAGAATGGGTAAAAGAGCTCGGCGAAGGCCTGGCGCGGAAGGACTACCTGAGACCTCGGAACGTGTGGATCACACCCGCCATCGCCATTC GTCCCTACGCTGTCCGGCTCTCCCGCTTCGCAGATGACCAGCTCATGGCCTTGCTGATGGAGAAGCGCCTTCGTCTACCTTTCATCGTGCCAT ATTTGCCGGCGGACTACTTGGcgacggaggcaggcgcggcgtcttctgtgccgtcgcccctcgcgctgccgggCAGCTCCACCGCGgatctcgcgctcgcgctgctgcagctggttCCCAGGCCGAGGGCGACTTTGCGCAGCGAGCCGGGGAAAGCAGCGGAGCCCGGAAAAGCAGCGGAGCCCGGACGCGACCAGCACCTGGCGCCGTGGAGAGAGGCTGTTGAGCAGCGCTACCGCGCGGGCTACTTGGAGTTGACCTTGgggcgcgagacggcggagagaaaCGGATCTAcgacgggcgccgcagcaaacgcgggcgccgagcggcgcccAGGCGTCCTCGGAGATCTCTTCCAGCGCGCCGGGGTCCGCGTCCCGGGAGTCCAGCTGGACaacggcggacgcgcaggaggggaagaggccgcggcgcgagagtcgcagcgcgcgcccgACGAGGAGTCCATCCACTCGGCGTCCTTCTTGGATGATTTCCGCGAGCTGGCATAtggcggagaggccgctAGGAGGAGCGCAAGCGACGCGCCACACGCGGACGCGACCGACGAGGACGGAGCCTGGCGTCTCAACTTGTTAGCCGAATGCGAGAAAGGCACCAAGAGTgcacagctgctgcag cgccggcgcgacgggAGTCCCTGCGCATGTGGCCTCGTCTACGCCGACGTCACTGGTCAGGCTCGcagctcggcgccggcggcgcagctgcgttttcttctgtcctctccttccgcttCGGCGTCTGAAACTTCTTTCTTCGAAACGCCTCcggacgcggtcgcggacaGCGAGTTCGCTGAAttggcggaggcagagatgGTCAGCAAAGTCCTCCTAGTCGGGGCGCTTCTCGAA GCCTTGAACGCACTGGAGGCGAACGGCGACCTGGTGCTGCGGCTCCACTCGTCTTACACGCGCTTCACAgcgacgctgctgcttccgctcgcctctgcgttctcgaacgcctcgctcttcgcgcctgACTCGATGCCCTCGTGGCGGAATGAGCGACTCTTCCTCGGGCACGCCCTCcgccctgcagaggcggcgctcgccaggcGGCTCCTCGCGGGCGTTTGGGACGCGCTAGTCGACCTGCGCCAGAAACAGCCTAGCAGGCGAGAATGCGCGAGACAAGGCCTGGAAGACGCTTCCATCTGGACTCTTTCGCAGTGCCTCAGCGCCAAACTCTTCACAGGGCCGCCTGCAGTCTA CTGGCTGTGCCGATGGAATGATGCTTTCCTTCGCCGGCAAATCCGAGACGCGGACCGCCGCCTTTCCTTGCTcactctcgccgcgcgcgagctttctctttctccgtcgccgcgggaaagtctcgctgcggaggccgcgaccgacgacggcgcgcagccgggCAAGCGACAGcgtggagaggaggagagtcGAGCGAAGAAGATGCTGAAGACTGCGGAGGAGCATGACGCTTtgcggcgcgaagaagacgtctCGTCCGCAGAGACGGAAAGTCTCGAGATCGtggagggcgggcgcgcggctcctAGCACGCGGGAGGCCGTTGCGGCGGCACTTCTGCTTcacgagaggaaggagaagcgagaaaaaataGTCGTGCGGTTTCTGGAGAAACTCGGCGTAGCGG agctcctcctccccgAGGCCTCGCCCTACCGCCGCTTTGTTGCccggaaggcgaagacccgcgcagagacagaggcgcaggcggaggcggaaggaccactcagcgagaaggcgcccgccgcaggaggcgaaaAAGCTCTGCCAGTCAGCGACGCGGAGTCGGGCTTAactcggcggcgagcagacaGAGATCCCGCGTGGGGCGGACTGACCTTTTTTTCGCTCGAACAGATCTGCAAGTCAGCCGTCGGCTTCGGCATCCAGCCGTCCGATCAAGAGGCACTctggcgcgaggaggcgagctaG
- a CDS encoding protein phosphatase 2C domain-containing protein (encoded by transcript BESB_027740) → MSLREWHVDVGAVTMRGHRNSDEDALIVLAGIPSHGNHRIQALFDGHGGDQVSRFLASNLQSTLAEFADLSKPTLGYLGVALDDKIRREGIGHAGSTGVIVIIESVQTPRTVLTRGREVVDTPDARTLRQDHRGDRLPLETTELGSVQAPFLVTVLNTGDSRAMLVTNSDYFEMTKDHSPLDPQEKRRIEQAGYSVTNDHGVARIQHTVAMSRAYGDLSLKVRASGKPSAMIPDPDIRQFYASYGDTVVLFCDGVTEPLTVDWPNVAAGVRRLFSNGNNPTAVAAGLADMAFEEGSGDNISVIVTQFHGEHPSKPTATLRACAVVQGSSHTSREENCSDRFDTLTNSFYVPLF, encoded by the exons ATGTCTCTCAGAGAATGGCATGTGGACGTCGGCGCTGTGACAATGCGTGGACACAGGAACTCGGACGAAGAT GCTCTCATCGTCCTTGCAGGCATCCCCTCCCATGGGAACCATCGCATCCAAGCACTTTTCGACGGGCACGGTGGAGACCAGGTCTCCCGTTTCCTCGCTTCGAATCTGCAGAGTACCTTAG CCGAGTTTGCGGACTTGTCTAAACCCACGCTCGGCTATCTCGGCGTGGCGTTGGATGATAAGATTCGACGAGAGGGAATCGGACATGCAGGATCAACAG GGGTTATTGTCATCATAGAAAGCGTACAGACCCCACGGACGGTCCTGACACGAGGGCGAGAAGTTGTGGATACCCCTGATGCAAGAACGTTAAGGCAGGATCACCGTGGAGACCGCCTACCGTTGGAAACAACAGAGCTCGGATCCGTTCAAGCTCCTTTCCTTGTAACCGTCTTGAACACTG GGGATTCGCGAGCAATGCTGGTCACAAACTCGGACTACTTTGAGATGACGAAGGACCACTCGCCTCTCGACCCACAAGAAAAACGACGCATCGAACAAGCGGGCTACTCGGTGACGAATGACCACGGTGTAGCTCGAATACAGCACACGGTCGCGATGAGCAGAGCGTATGGCGATCTG AGTTTGAAAGTGCGCGCGTCGGGTAAACCTTCGGCGATGATTCCGGATCCAGATATTCGACAGTTCTACGCGTCGTATGGCGACACTGTTGTTCTCTTCTGTGACG GCGTTACGGAACCACTCACAGTAGACTGGCCCAATGTGGCGGCAGGCGTTCGGCGACTCTTTTCAAACGGGAACAATCCTACCGCAGTGGCTGCCGGCTTGGCGGATATGGCCTTCGAAGAAGGATCGGGCGATAATATTAGCGTGATAGTTACCCAATTTCATGGGGAACATCCATCAAAGCCGACTGCCAcactgcgcgcctgcgccgtggTTCAAGGTTCTTCAC acacgTCAAGGGAAGAGAACTGTAGCGACCGCTTTGACACTTTGACCAACAGTTTCTACGTGCCACTGTTTTAA
- a CDS encoding uncharacterized protein (encoded by transcript BESB_027750) — protein MDISGAAAPRPMHPLCSNAEFTAFSSIQALIADAAIPKFPNVRVQALFDGHTVSEVSRFLARNLQAVLGDSRAMLVTNSDYFEMTKDHSPLDPQEKRRIEQAGYPMTITKMSNTKTQIGVTAAVSDLYLTQFYARFGDTILLTCDGVSVSAKMAWAAMTSITRTLSGASKNAVAAA, from the exons ATGGACATTTCcggggccgccgcgcctcgtccaATGCATCCTTTGTGCTCGAATGCCGAATTCACTGCCTTTTCGTCCATACAGGCGTTGATCGCGGATGCAGCCATTCCAAAGTTTCCGAACGTCCGGGTGCAAGCGCTGTTCGACGGTCACACGGTATCGGAGGTGTCCCGCTTTCTTGCCCGGAATCTCCAAGCTGTCCTAG GGGATTCGCGAGCAATGCTGGTCACAAACTCGGACTACTTTGAGATGACGAAGGACCACTCGCCTCTCGACCCACAAGAAAAACGACGCATCGAACAAGCGGGCTACCCGATGACGATTACAAAA ATGTCCAACACGAAAACTCAAATAGGTGTCACCGCAGCGGTTTCGGATCTATATCTCACTCAGTTCTATGCACGGTTCGGCGACACGATTCTTTTGACGTGTGACG GTGTGTCGGTTTCGGCAAAGATGGCGTGGGCTGCCATGACGTCGATCACTCGAACGCTGTCCGGCGCGTCGAAGAATGCTGTGGCGGCTGCCTGA